The following coding sequences are from one Triticum aestivum cultivar Chinese Spring chromosome 5A, IWGSC CS RefSeq v2.1, whole genome shotgun sequence window:
- the LOC123106993 gene encoding protein ROLLING AND ERECT LEAF 2, which produces MGTTASKQDCNTALQLCKGRLKHIEQAIDARYALSAAHLSYEQSLRNVGVALRQFVESHHEGDPDKSPRSSSALPSPLPPADNSKISPLKVPRHSDISRLRSEVSPSLTVTVDPSDGDASFIRKGQPILTSVSPPLSPEFCPPWDFFEPNDVSENVATHVSENCEATLDDFGHVDGRGQASSSQIAEVQEQLGTHGCKDLDDNFDHLKLNRNDCSEIEIVDTDLPNDSNLHKRPDQVQTQNVEGQNPTCITDNRKNEAHSVDKVNVPKISTEREEEKSSSITSVSKDFLSDVKELERQFARAAESCHGVSRMLETRKIRLSFSTKITGKPSCALSLSSSLLCCNAGNVASHESEQHVTKVIAWNRSLSSRSSSSKNPPFSVQKDDDPPESISDFIEEFCMISGSHASSLDRLYAWEIKIYDELKNIESIEQIYDKKCAQLSHQCARDADARQVDKTRVTTKGLYSRLVVGTEALYTISKTIEKLRDEELQPQLLELLQGQTRMWRVLQEVHQMQQKITSPTDAKLPAMSPPSESRGHALMNLITELGVFYSSLAGWVDGYKNYVGGLHSWLQKCVVQPRDRSGEGNLTLSPRQHLAPPLFVLLGDLSAGMSSLPSEESCDSIKNLAADLKKMYKHQAAEQKKAAKKRSSDTGAEGEKSSETESDMATLQGGLTAMFDRLSKLSGAMASLAENVKREAEIAREAYAIGRCIE; this is translated from the exons ATGGGTACAACTGCCTCCAAGCAAGACTGCAACACCGCATTGCAGCTCTGCAAGGGTCGTCTGAAACACATTGAACAAGCAATCGATGCAAGGTATGCCCTTTCGGCTGCTCATCTGTCGTACGAGCAGTCTCTGCGCAATGTCGGCGTTGCTTTGAGGCAGTTTGTGGAGTCACACCATGAGGGTGATCCGGACAAGTCCCCTCGCTCTTCGTCTGCTTTACCATCCCCATTGCCACCTGCAGACAATTCTAAAATTTCACCACTGAAAGTGCCCCGCCATTCTGATATTAGTCGCTTGAGGTCAGAAGTAAGCCCATCCTTGACAGTGACAGTCGACCCAAGTGATGGTGATGCTAGTTTTATTAGAAAAGGGCAGCCCATCCTGACTTCGGTTTCACCACCGTTGTCTCCGGAATTTTGCCCCCCATGGGATTTCTTTGAACCAAATGATGTGAGTGAAAATGTTGCCACCCATGTCTCAGAGAACTGTGAGGCAACTTTGGATGACTTTGGCCATGTCGATGGAAGGGGTCAAGCTTCCTCTAGTCAAATAGCTGAGGTGCAAGAACAGTTGGGAACACATGGATGTAAAGACCTTGATGACAATTTTGACCATCTTAAGTTGAATCGCAATGACTGTAGTGAAATTGAGATTGTTGATACAGACTTACCAAATGACTCAAACTTACACAAACGACCTGATCAAGTGCAGACACAGAATGTGGAGGGGCAGAATCCTACATGTATTACTGACAATAGAAAAAACGAAGCCCACTCTGTAGACAAGGTTAATGTACCAAAAATATCTACTGAAAGGGAAGAAGAAAAGAGCAGTTCCATCACCAGCGTATCAAAAGATTTTCTGTCTGATGTGAAAGAACTCGAGCGCCAATTTGCTCGGGCAGCTGAGTCTTGCCATGGGGTCTCAAGGATGCTTGAGACAAGGAAGATTCGACTAAGCTTTTCAACCAAGATAACAG GGAAACCGTCGTGTGCACTTTCTCTGTCATCATCCTTGCTCTGCTGCAATGCTGGAAATGTAGCTTCCCATG AATCAGAGCAGCATGTCACGAAAGTGATCGCTTGGAATCGCTCACTTTCATCACGATCTTCATCATCTAAGAATCCACCATTTTCAGTTCAGAAGGATGATGACCCTCCAGAAAGCATTAGCGATTTTATTGAAGAGTTTTGTATGATTTCAGGAAGTCATGCATCCTCTTTAGATAGACTCTATGCTTGGGAAATAAAGATTTATGATGAGTTAAAG AATATTGAATCAATCGAGCAGATATATGACAAAAAATGTGCTCAGCTAAGCCATCAGTGTGCAAGGGATGCGGATGCCAGGCAAGTTGACAAAACTCGGGTTACTACCAAAGGGTTGTATTCACGACTCGTGGTAGGAACTGAAGCACTATACACAATTTCAAAAACAATTGAGAAGTTAAGAGATGAAGAGTTGCAGCCCCAACTTCTTGAATTACTACAAGG GCAGACGCGCATGTGGAGGGTGCTGCAGGAAGTTCACCAAATGCAGCAGAAAATTACCTCTCCAACAGATGCAAAGCTCCCAGCAATGTCTCCTCCAAGCGAGTCGCGCGGACATGCCTTGATGAACCTCATCACTGAACTGGGAGTCTTCTACTCCAGTTTGGCAGGCTGGGTTGATGGTTACAAAAACTATGTGGGTGGTCTGCACTCCTGGCTGCAGAAATGTGTGGTGCAACCACGAGACCGGTCAGGGGAAGGAAACCTGACCCTCTCGCCTCGCCAACACCTTGCTCCACCCCTATTTGTTCTCTTGGGGGATTTGTCCGCAGGAATGTCATCGCTCCCGTCTGAAGAATCATGCGACTCCATCAAGAACCTTGCAGCAGATCTCAAGAAAATGTACAAGCACCAGGCAGCAGAACAGAAGAAGGCAGCGAAGAAGAGATCTTCAGACACTGGGGCAGAGGGTGAAAAATCGTCAGAGACTGAATCAGATATGGCAACCCTGCAGGGCGGTCTTACCGCAATGTTCGATCGACTCTCAAAGCTCTCAGGTGCCATGGCCAGCCTGGCTGAAAATGTGAAACGGGAGGCGGAGATCGCCCGGGAGGCGTACGCCATCGGTCGCTGCATAGAGTAA